In a genomic window of Fusibacter sp. A1:
- a CDS encoding TolC family protein — protein sequence MKRLFIGIISCALITSQLAFAQPILLSTAIDSSDSFVENELQANLDKFAIQSAVSTQNNIENLLSMYKKYNIRMDNSEELNFVILANTTLDKTLIGNEIKAMGYRLAENATYLGARNLSLAVLSAKQSTDLALLKLETSEAKLEAAQKKYELGLITNLDLQEEVLSNRMLVNELKEAQTTYADLNAKLTDLAGAEVIVVREEPISADLQPLEYYSKLSENRFEIKQLQKTNELLALDLPYYQLENYLYSKNVKEDYNDLQRTIELNHLKIESSGYQIENEIRDAYFDLQSSRNSLIALKAQLDSLRTRYAQMQNNYNLGLISSIMLKEFSQNVMQLENGYYLAAYDYNTKRLRLNYAVSIGPAY from the coding sequence ATGAAACGATTGTTTATAGGCATAATTTCTTGTGCGTTAATCACATCGCAATTGGCTTTTGCACAACCAATCCTACTGAGTACGGCGATTGATTCCAGTGATAGTTTTGTCGAAAATGAACTGCAGGCAAACCTAGATAAATTCGCGATTCAATCTGCGGTAAGTACACAAAACAATATCGAAAATCTGTTAAGTATGTATAAGAAGTACAATATTAGAATGGATAACAGTGAAGAGTTGAATTTTGTGATTCTTGCAAATACCACGCTTGATAAGACATTGATCGGCAATGAGATTAAAGCGATGGGATACCGTCTTGCAGAAAACGCGACATACTTAGGAGCCAGAAATTTATCATTAGCCGTATTATCCGCTAAACAGAGCACTGACCTAGCTTTACTTAAATTAGAAACCTCAGAGGCTAAATTGGAAGCAGCTCAAAAGAAGTATGAGCTAGGTTTAATTACCAATTTAGACCTTCAAGAAGAAGTCTTGAGCAACCGCATGCTTGTCAATGAGCTTAAAGAAGCACAAACTACATATGCCGATCTAAATGCCAAATTGACAGACTTGGCCGGAGCAGAAGTCATTGTAGTAAGAGAAGAACCTATTTCGGCAGATTTACAACCACTTGAGTACTATTCAAAATTAAGTGAAAATAGATTTGAAATAAAACAGTTACAAAAGACAAATGAACTCCTCGCTTTGGATTTGCCATACTATCAGCTCGAAAACTATCTATACTCAAAAAACGTGAAAGAGGATTATAACGACCTACAAAGAACGATTGAACTGAATCACTTAAAAATTGAATCCTCAGGCTATCAAATTGAAAATGAAATCAGAGATGCATATTTTGATCTTCAGTCATCAAGGAACAGTCTTATCGCATTAAAAGCACAACTCGACTCACTCAGAACAAGATATGCTCAAATGCAAAACAATTATAATCTTGGCTTGATCTCTAGCATCATGCTAAAGGAATTTTCGCAAAATGTTATGCAACTGGAAAACGGATATTATTTAGCGGCATATGACTATAACACGAAACGGTTGCGTCTTAATTATGCTGTTTCTATCGGACCGGCATATTGA